GAGGCACAGGGGCACGTGCAGATGGGCCAGCCCTGCTGCTCAAGGGCAAGGTCGCCAATGAAACGAGGCGTGGCCTGTCCCCGGGTACTCCCCAAGAAGCAACCTCCGCCCCCGACAGTGCAGTTCTGGCTTGGCCCCTTCCTCAGAGGCCCCgccctgtgccccgcccccaggtggCCCGCCCCCCGGCTGGGTGCGCGACCCCCGGCTGCCGCCCTGCACGCTGCGCCAGGCGCTCACCTTCTTCCTGGACATCACTTCCCCGCCCAGCCCTCAGCTCCTGCGCCTGCTCAGCACGCTGGCTGAAGAGCCCGGCGAACAGCAGGAGCTCGAGACCCTCAGCCAGGTTGGGGGCCGCCCAGGGCGGGGAGCGGGGGCTACTGAGGCCAGATGAGCCGGGGGCGGGGAGCCCCCCTGGCTAACGGGGCATTGCATTACGTCCCAGCTCCAGACTTGCTAATTCATCTCAGAATTCTCGAGGTCTGAGAGAGCTGGGCACTGGGCAGGTGCCCCAGAAAGCTGGGCTCGGGTGGGGTCAGGAAGGGAGCTGGGCATGCAGGGCTGGGAGGTTCCTAGCACACTGcaccctgaccccacccccaccccccaggacccCCGGCGCTACGAGGAGTGGAAGTGGTTCCGCTGCCCCACGCTGCTGGAGGTGCTGGAGCAGTTTCCATCGGTGGCGCTGCCCGCCCCCCTGCTCCTCACCCAGctgcccctgctccagccccGGTACTACTCGGTCAGCTCGGCACCCAGCGCCCACCCGGGGGAGATCCACCTCACAGTGGCCGTGCTGGCTTACAGGACCCAGGGTGAGGCTGGGGAGGTGGACCAGGGCCAGGGCCGCGTAGTGACCCCAGCATGGGCCCCTCACtcgccccttctcctcccccgcCAGACGGGCTGGGTCCCCTGCACTACGGAGTCTGCTCCACGTGGCTGAGCCAGCTCAAGGCCGGGGACCCTGTACCCTGCTTCATCCGCGGGTAAGTGAGCACTTCGGGGGCAAGAACGTGCCACGTGGATGGCCGGGACGGAGGGCGGACTCGGTGGCAGTTGCACAGGGTGAGGGCGGAAGTGTTGGTGAGGGACAGGATGGGGAGCAGGGAAGACCCCCTTCACATATCGAGGGGAGTGTGTGTCCAGTGAAACCGCAGCAGAACTGGGCCAAATTCAGGGCCTTTCACCGAGCTGGGAGCAGGGCCCTGCGCTGGAGCCTCGGCTCCCATGCATGGGGCTGGGGTGCCGCCAGGAGGCGCTGTTGCTTTTAGAAGACGTGCTGTGCCCCTCGCTGCATCTTTGGGGTCCGCCCTGCTGTTGGGAGGCGTGGCCCCTAGGAACTGGGCCCAGGCAAGCACAAGCCCCCACTCAGCCGGATGGAACTGGTCAGGGTACAGTGGGGTCGGTGAGGACCCAGGGTACCCTTCTCTCGTGCTGTGCTCTGAGGCCTCGCCCCATCCAGCAGCGGGGGGAGCCGAAAGTCTCAGCTGGGGGGCTTGGGGGGCTTGGGAGGCAGCGATGAAGAGTCCCCAGGATGGCACCAGCTAGGCCCAGCGACCCCACCCATCCAGGGGGCCAACTCACAAATAAGCCGTGGCGGTCTGCTGAATGAATACAAACCAGACAGCAATATGGAggctatgatttaaaataaacactcagTGAATTCATTGGAAACCAAGCCAGAGactgtccttccctccccctaGTTTCTGCATCTCCTCCACCGAGACGGCAAACCGCTCTGCAGTTCAGGTCTGAACTGTGCTCCCTTTGCCCGTTTTCTGGAAACCAGAGGCCCCAGGCACTTCTGCCTGCTAGCAGAGTTCTTTTCGTAGCCATGGCGTCCTTACTGTGCACTAGCCACCGCCGTGAGCACTTGACGTGTTATTAACCCACACAGGGACGGAAGCTGAGTTCCCCTCTTGCCACCcctccaggggctgggaagagtgggcgctggggaagcagagagggccTGACCTGACGAGGTGTCTCTCTGCCCTAGGGCCCCCTCCTTCCGGCTGCCACCtgaccccagcctgccctgcatcCTGGTGGGCCCGGGCACCGGCATCGCCCCCTTCCGGGGGTTTTGGCAAGAGCGGCTGCACGACATTGAGAGCAAAGGTGAGGCTGGGGGTCAGGGGAAGGACCAGAAGGCAGGAAGGAGTCACACAGTCTAGGGCCAGATGAGTGGGGCTGGAGTGCAGGAACCAGGTAGGAAAGAGGGCACGGAATGGGCCACAAAGGTGAGGAGAAGCTCATTAGaccgaggggaggggaggccagagcCGGGAGGCCAGGGCAGTGCCTGCAGGTCTGGCCTCCTGGTGCGGGGCACAAGGTCGGGGGTGCGTTGGATGAAGGACAAAGGGAAGTGGAAGtctggagggggcagggctggggctccgAGGGCAGGAATGCCTCCGGAGGAGTCTGGTCCGTGCCAGAGCTGCCCTATGTGGGTCCAGGACCCAAGAGCCTCGGGTGCTCAGGTTGGGCACAGGGTGCCCAGGGTGGCTGGTAAGccacaggaggtggggggggggtgactgagagggaggcaggaagtgtGGGCGGTGAAGGTGTGGGAGACTATGGGGTTGGAGCAGGGAAGGAGCCAGATAGTCCCAGAACTGCAGCGACAGGCGGTGCGAAGGCAATCCTGAGTCCGAAGGCCCGCGTTCTGGCGCCTCTGCCGGCCGGCCCGCGAGGAAAGGCCGGCCCACCTGCTGTGAGCTTAGGCTTCCCCCCCCCCAGTCGGGATCGGGTACCCTCCTACAGGCCGCGCAGCGGAGAGTGGTTGTCTCCGCCCAGAAGGCGCGGGGTGTCCGCCTGGGCAGAGCAGACAACAGGAGGGGCTCTCTCAAACCGCCGTACTACTGCTTGCAGGGCTGCAGCCGGCCCCCATGACCTTGGTGTTCGGCTGCCGATGCTCCCAGCTCGATCACCTCTACCGCGACGAGGTGCAAGACGCCCGGCAGCGCGGGGTGTTCGGCTGCGTCCTCACCGCCTTCTCCCGGGAACCCGACAGCCCTAAGGTGCGGACCCTAAGGGCGCAGGGATAACCTGAACCTAGGGGCTTGGGAAGGGCCAATGCGCACTCTGATGGTGGACACAGGCCCAGCCTCCTCCCGCCCCTCAGCTCCCACCCAGCAGCACTGAGGCACCGGCTCCCACTCGGCCCTAAGGCGTACCCAGTGCCCCTTGGAGTCTCACCCACCCTCGCCCAAGCCCCGCCCCTGATTCATCCACCTCTCTAGACCCCGCCCCCGCTCACTTTGGTCCCTCTGGCTCTCCCGAAACTCCACCTGCGCGCAGACCTACGTGCAGGACATCCTTCGGACAGAGCTGGCTGCTGAGGTGCACCGCGTGCTGTGCCTGGAACGGGGCCACATGTTTGTCTGCGGCGATGTCACCATGGCAACCAGCGTCCTGCAGACGGTGCAGCGCATCCTGGCGACAGAGGGCGACATGGAGCTGGAGGAGGCCGGCGACGTCATTGGCGTGCTGCGGGTGCCGAGGGGCGGGCCCTTGGCGGGGCGGGACGGGGCGAGGCCCTGGAGGGGCGCGGTGCCCTGGGAGCGGCCCCAGCGGGGCGGAGTACAGATAGAGGCGGGGCACGCTCCGGTGTGGATCTCCGGCTCAGGTTCGGATCTGTTTTATTTTCACCGCAGGATCAGCAACGCTACCATGAGGACATTTTCGGGCTCACGCTGCGCACCCAGGAGGTGACAAGCCGCATTCGCACCCAGAGCTTTTCCTTGCAGGAGCGGCATCTGCGGGGCGCAGTGCCTTGGGCTTTCGACCCGCCCGGCGCAGACACCCCCGCTCCCTGAGAGCCCTCTTCCTTGCTTTCCACCTGGAGAGGGGCCGCCAGCCCACACCGGCGCTGCCGCTCCCCTGTCGGCCTGCCCGGGACCAgccgcctctccctcccctcccgagGTGCCTTCTTCCTTCCACGTCTGCCCGAGTCTCGCCTAACTCCGGGGAAAGAGCGAAGTATCTTTCTCGCTCTAGGCCCGGTTCCCAACCCGGGCCTAAATCTGGGAGGCCCCTCCCAACAGCGGCATTCCAGGACCTCCTGTCACTCCTTCCGTGTTCTCTAGGTGGATTTCAGATTCCCCTTCACTCGCCCAGGAGTATCTTATCTTGAAACCTAATCTCCAAGTcgttcaaatatttattattgaaggTTCACCGTAAGAGACTGGACCAGGTGTTGTGAGAGTCACTGAGATGCCTCAGCCAGCCCTGTGCATTAAAGTGACAGCACGACGCGCTCTCTGCCCTTTCACTTGTGCACGCGTGGGGTGGGAGCTCTCCCAGAGGGGTCTGTCCCACACACTCCGCTCTGGCCGCCCACTCCAGCCAAGTGGCTCCAAGCCAGCCGCGGGCAGCTCTGCGGCGCTGCTCCCTCGCTCCGGGTTGAGCACCGAGGACCGCCCTCTGCTGCCAGGAATGGGAATGCCCGGGACCGAGGTCACAAAGACGGTACAAAGCGGCCGGCCGCCAGCAAGCTTTGCGGCTTGTTTCAGACAGGATGAGGAGCCACACCCACTTCCTCTGACGTCACGTCACGCCGAACTCCAAAAACATCAGCCCCCTTTCCTTAGTCTTTCCACTCCCACgtccccagggcccccctccACAAGTCCCACGGGAACCCGGAGAACCAACCGCCGCGCAGTCGCGTCCCTCACTGTTTCCCTTGCACTTGGCCTGGCCCCCGCCCTGGCCCtggttccccacccccatcttgaGCATACTTGGGGACTTCTCCCCGGGCAAACGGCTCCAGGACAGCTAGTTgttggagggtgtgtgtgtgttggggggggggggggttgtccccttctcccctccacgTGGGGACTGTCTCTGAGATCTGCTTCCAGATGCCTTTGCGTCTGCTCTCCTagcctttctctgctctctggggCGGCTTCGTCTGTCGTTAACCCTCAAATCCTGCCCAAGGAAAGCAGCTGTGGGGCGGCCCCTAAAAAGGATTCGGCTTGTGCTTCCACTCCACCTCTTCAGGTCTCCTGCGGCTGCAGAAGCTGGGGACTCTGAGGGGGAGAAGGCCCTTGGCAAGCGGTCCGGGGGTGGGGGTAGGTTCTAGAGATGAccatccccccacacacacgcccCAAATGCCCACCACGGTTTTCATCCCTCTGGCTCCACCTAATGTCTtaggcagcccctcccacccccaccgcagGGAGACGGCACTGACCCCGAGGAGGCCCCTCAGTCAGTGCCATGGGCCTGGCCGGGCTCCTTGGGAGCCTCCGCGGTCTGCTGGAAGCCTCCAGGGAAGAGACTCTGGGTCCTCTGGGTTCTCCActgctgcctggggctggaggcaggactGGAGCCTGATGAGAAGAGCCGTCAGTGGGGTGGTGCCCCGCCCCCTGTGACCCTTGCCCCCCACCCGCCCGGCCCCGGGGTCTGCCCCTGCGCGCCCTGCCCGCCTCACCACCACTCGACCAGGAGGGCTTCTCCTCATCAGGAGAGAGTGTCTGCGAGGGGCTGGACCAGGGCCTGCCCACGGGGGAGGCGGAGGCCTCGCCCCAcagttcctgctgctgctgctggtggagctgaagggaagggagaggaatgagggctctgccccctgccccgcagCACGAGGCCCGGGCCCTGGGCTGCGCGCACAGGGCTTCgagaccccctccccagcccctgccgggtacctcctgccctctcctcagCCTCTCTTTCGGGCAGCTGCTTTCTCCCACTTGTCCCCTTTTTCCACACCTTTCTGCTCACCTGGTGCAGGTAGATGGCATGGAGACTCATCTCAGCAGAGGCAAGCTCGGGTAGCTGGGCCCCCTTCTGGCCCCCAGTGCCTCCTGGGGACACACAGCTGGAACAGAGGATGCGGTAGAGCAAAGACAAGCCGCTCACCCCGCAGCCCACAGGGAGGGCCAGGCTCGACCTCCCCTTCCTAACCACGCCCAGTGCCCCGTAACCTCCTCCTGGAGGGgccgcctccccacccctgctcccctgcacctcaggcccccacccctcacctgggGTCCTGGGCCATTCTAGAAATGGAGGCCAGGAGGCTGGCAGTGGCAGCCgctgggcagggggctgtggggcTCAGGTCCCTCGGGGGCAGAAGGGGGTGCACCAGGAGGTTGGCCAGGAAGGTGTCCGGCTGGGAGCGAGAGAAGATCAAAAGAGAgggcagaaggggagggaggaggtctcGTCAAGGCAGGGGAGAAGACTGAACCAGTGAGCAGGCAGGTTCACTCAAAAGGTGAggcggagggaggggagaagggcagggcccctggcaaaggcaggggcaggctgggcggGTGTGGGctcaccagaggggaggaagagtcGCTGAGCACCCTGGAGGTGGGGGGGCTGCGAACGGAGGCGGCACCCAGAGTGGCTGCATCCTGTTGCACCCGGCCCCTAAGCTGCCCCAGGAACTTGGAGCTGTGCCCCGGGGGGCGCCATTGCGGGTGCACCAGGGAGAACCTCATCAGGGAGAGCTCCGTCTTGCCGTCCTCCGCGCGCTGGGACTGCGAGGCTTCTGTGTGTCCCGCCGAGAGCCACTGAggaggatataaaggaaaaagctCCAGACGCTGCTTTTAGGGGCCCCGTGGGAGCCTCGTGGGGTCGCGGGACAGGAAACACGAGCCCCAGTCTCCAGGTGGGAGAAGGAGGCCATGATGGgcacttgctcaaggtcacccaaaAACACGGCAGCGGAGCAGGACCTGGGTCCGGGCCCAGCGCTAGAAGAGGGCAGCGGCTCTGTGTTCTGCCGGCCTGCTCCCTCCGGACCCTAGGGCTGGCCTCAGGCCTTGCTGGGGAAGGCAGGTCTCACTTCAGCCCCATCCACGGTCCAGCCCATCCCTCAGCCTCCCTGGTGGCCTTCACTCCATGgaccagtgctgggattatacacaCGTTGCGTCATGTAACCGCACACGGCCCTGTGCGTTGGCTGCAGTCATTGTCCtgaaggacactgaggctcagggaggggaagtGATGAGCTCAAGGTCACAGGTGGCAATCAAGGGAGCTGAGAGGCACACCCCTTTCTaactcccaccacacacacccagggGAGACGATTCTAACCTGAGGGTGGCCGTGGCGCTTCACATCCATCAGAGCAAAGGAACAGATGTCCCCAACCCCGGCCACATCCACAGTGAAATGACGAAAAAAGTCAATAATCTCCAGGGCGCGAGGGCGAAACCAGAAGAGCAGAAACAGCGGGGCGAAGAGAGGTGACAGCAGCTCCTCCAGGAGGGAgacctggggaggcaggggcgAGGCTGAGGCGTCGCTGAGGGAGAACAGGACCAAGAGGCCCCCGGGGAagctggccagggcaggacaCCTCCAACCCAGTCACTCCCCGGCTGCCGTGGCAGGGGGGGGGCCAGTCCCGCGTGCATCTGTTCCACGCCCTTTCCGAGATCAGGCGGCTGCACAGCTTCCCGCGGGAGCAGCCCCCCTCGCGACCCGACCCTCACCGCTCGGTATTGCAGCAGCCGCGCCATCTGCTGGTAAGCGCTGGCCCTGCCGGCAGCCCCCGGCTGCTCCGGGAGGTAGTGCATGTGGGCCAAGGCCGACTGCAGCAGGAGCTGCGGTGAGCGGCCCTGGCTCTGCTCTTCGGGAATGAAGGACCTGGAGGGCAGGACAGGGTGGGGCCGGTGCCCGAGGTTAGGAGGACGCGCGGATGCCGGAGGCAGGGTGGGAGACTCTGGCGGCGAGAGGGGGTCGGGATAAGGGTGGAACTCAGCCCCAGGTCCGAGCAATgaccccctccctgggcagctcCCCTCGCACCTGGCCACGGTAGCCGTGACCCCGAGCGCGGTCATGGCGGTGAGCACGTGCTCCACGGCGAGCACGTCCTCGTCGTAGACGGTGAGTGCGAGCAGCGCGGCGAAGAGCGCGCCGGCGAAGAAGACCAGCTGGCGGGCCAGCAGCGCGAGTATGGGCGCGGGGGGTGCCGCGGCGCGCAGGAAGGCAGTGGCGGGGCGGTAGGCGCGGGCCAGGCGGGCGCGCAGCTCGTGCGGCAGTTCGTTGAAGTGGCGCAGCTGCAGGCGGGCCAGGCGGGACCAGCGGCGCGCCCCCAGCGAGCCCGGCTCTCGCCGCAGCAGCTCCACGTGGCTGTAGAAGGCGTGCAGCACCTGCCAGGCCAGCACCAGCGGGCTCAGCGCCAGGTTCACCACGGCCAGCAGCAGTACGGTGCGCCGCCAGCGCGCGGCCAGGGCGCCCCGCTGGTCATTGCGCTTGTAGGCGTCGGGCAGCTCCCAGCCCCCGCGGAAGAGCGAGAAGGGCCCTCGGAAGAGAAGCAGGTCGACGTTGAGCGCCAGGCCGCGGCTGAGGAAGGCCACACTGCCCCCGCAGGGCAGCGCGCAGCGGGCGGGCAGCAGGCCCTTGTTGGCCAGCGCCACCTGGTAGTTGGTGTAGCGCAGGATGCGGTGGTGCACGTCCAGCTCGGTCAGCGGCCGCGGCTGCACGCACAGTCCCCCGCTCCTCTGCAGCGCCAGGAGGCGCGACTGCACCTCCGCCCAGGACACCGAGCTGAGCTCCTCCTGAGGACAGGGATGGGTGAGCGCCAGCGACCCGGGTGCCTCTGCACGGTGGTGCCCAAGTTCACCACGACCAGAGAGCTGCATCCCTAGCGCCTCCTCCCCACGCTCCTTACCCGTGTCCCCCAGGTGGGAAACCTGTCACCCCTTTCTGTCCTCCTTGCCCTTCCCTGGGTCACAAACCAGGGCACTTCCTGCTTCCTTTCATCCTCTTCTGAATCGCTCCTCCTGGCCGGCCATTCCTGAGGCCATGAGTCATGTGCTTCCCAGCGACACCTCATACGTTAAATTCTTCAGGTATTGGATCTCAGCTCCTTAAGAGCAGATTCCCCCGAGCCACCCGCAGTCCCACAGGCAGACCACACTGAGCGGCCACAGGTCCCAGGGCGCCTGCCAGCGTGGGTCCAGATGCCTCCTGCCTCTCGCGCCCGCAGGCTTTGAGATGGCCACCCCCGCAGTGACCTTCCTGACACACTGGCCGAGTGCTCGGCTGGGGGCCGTCTCCCCTGCAAACCTCCTCTGAGCCCACGGTCACCCAGCTGCCCCCGTCCGGCCCAGTCCAGGCCCTCGGGGCCCGCCTCTCCAGACCATCCCAGGGTCGCCCCTTCCCCCGGAAGGAGTAGCGGGGGGAGggaagtgaaaggagaaagaggacgAGGAGGGCGAGCCAGTGGTCTGACTCCTGCTCTCCACTGCCTCTGCTTCCTTGCCCCCCTGATCTGTCCCGCACTGTGCCCCGTGTTCCCCTCAAGACGACTTTTCTAGAACCTCCCCCTGGGCTGTGCAGGAGGACGTGCCGAAGGCTCTAGACTTCTAAGGGGAGCAAGGGAAGCCAGCTGCAGAAGGTACCGTGttttcctgtgtataatgcatgcGCACCCACggtttgtgcacattatacacgggatcATTATGCCTGTGTAGCGTGCAcgtccttattttccctcaaaaacttgggcaaaaactCTGTGCGTTATACACGGCAAAGTACGGTAGCCTTGGAGCAGTGCCTTA
This sequence is a window from Phyllostomus discolor isolate MPI-MPIP mPhyDis1 chromosome 10, mPhyDis1.pri.v3, whole genome shotgun sequence. Protein-coding genes within it:
- the ATG9B gene encoding autophagy-related protein 9B encodes the protein MVRRTGWGGSRGQLGRWGDLGPASVPLLPMPLPPLLPPPCRGPGGGRVSLFSLSPAPHTRSVPSLVLPPAPGPPCPAVQASGASQPRHGALPTPATPPKQVGPVRTPISAPPSWGSHSTPPLASVTPPPARRCPQGSPGLRMGPLIPEQDYERLEDGDPEGSQDSPLHGEEQQPLLHVPEGLRGSWHHIQNLDSFFTKIYSYHQRNGFACILLEDVFQLGQFVFIITFTTFLLRCVDYNILFANQPSNRTRPGLPHSKVALSDAILPSTQCAQRIRSSPLLVFLLVLAAAFWLIQLLRSVCNLFSYWDIQVFYREALHIPPEELSSVSWAEVQSRLLALQRSGGLCVQPRPLTELDVHHRILRYTNYQVALANKGLLPARCALPCGGSVAFLSRGLALNVDLLLFRGPFSLFRGGWELPDAYKRNDQRGALAARWRRTVLLLAVVNLALSPLVLAWQVLHAFYSHVELLRREPGSLGARRWSRLARLQLRHFNELPHELRARLARAYRPATAFLRAAAPPAPILALLARQLVFFAGALFAALLALTVYDEDVLAVEHVLTAMTALGVTATVARSFIPEEQSQGRSPQLLLQSALAHMHYLPEQPGAAGRASAYQQMARLLQYRAVSLLEELLSPLFAPLFLLFWFRPRALEIIDFFRHFTVDVAGVGDICSFALMDVKRHGHPQWLSAGHTEASQSQRAEDGKTELSLMRFSLVHPQWRPPGHSSKFLGQLRGRVQQDAATLGAASVRSPPTSRVLSDSSSPLPDTFLANLLVHPLLPPRDLSPTAPCPAAATASLLASISRMAQDPSCVSPGGTGGQKGAQLPELASAEMSLHAIYLHQLHQQQQQELWGEASASPVGRPWSSPSQTLSPDEEKPSWSSGGSSPASSPRQQWRTQRTQSLFPGGFQQTAEAPKEPGQAHGTD